In Myxocyprinus asiaticus isolate MX2 ecotype Aquarium Trade chromosome 32, UBuf_Myxa_2, whole genome shotgun sequence, one genomic interval encodes:
- the LOC127423169 gene encoding transcription factor Sox-8-like — translation MSKEPDKSPSERENSAFIDDMDSDPASSPSTCDEHGSKQAHTGTGTKPDSEDDDRFPPCIRDAVSQVLKGYDWSLVPIPMLGNRSLKDKPHVKRPMNAFMVWAQAARRKLADQYPHLHNAELSKTLGKLWRLLSESEKRPFVEEAERLRLQHKKDYPDYKYQPRRRKSLKPGQSELDAVVEKNHHPSDEIYKVEPGMRGMHHQPLHGVQPHGPPTPPTTPKADQHQGAKLESTRQNIDFSNVDISELSSDVIGNMGTFDVHEFDQYLPLNGHAFNTENNSGQHSSSGCFSTSYQHHHPHSNVLTWNKGSGSPSTSSHNSTNESSQQRPLIKTEQLSPSHYGVSHGSPTQFELGSSSSSVSSSLNDCSDLQSSSYFTTFSRYPTGIYQYPYFHSSRRSYVTPVMNSLSSPSHSPGASWEQPVYTTLTRP, via the exons ATGTCAAAGGAGCCGGATAAAAGTCCTTCTGAGAGAGAAAACTCAGCTTTTATTGACGATATGGACTCTGATCCAGCGTCTTCTCCATCAACATGCGACGAACACGGATCCAAGCAGGCGCACACCGGGACCGGTACCAAGCCGGACAGCGAGGACGATGACCGCTTCCCGCCGTGTATTCGAGATGCTGTGTCGCAAGTTCTCAAAGGCTATGACTGGTCCCTGGTTCCAATCCCTATGCTGGGTAACAGGTCTTTGAAAGACAAGCCTCATGTGAAGAGACCCATGAACGCGTTTATGGTGTGGGCTCAGGCTGCGCGCAGAAAACTGGCAGATCAGTATCCGCATCTCCACAACGCAGAACTCAGCAAGACTCTGGGCAAGTTGTGGAG GCTGCTCTCTGAGAGTGAAAAAAGACCTTTTGTGGAAGAGGCGGAGAGACTACGGCTCCAGCACAAGAAAGACTATCCGGATTATAAGTATCAGCCCCGGAGGAGAAAAAGCCTAAAGCCGGGTCAAAGTGAGCTGGACGCGGTGGTTGAGAAGAATCATCACCCTTCGGATGAAATATACAAGGTAGAACCGGGTATGAGAGGCATGCACCATCAACCACTCCATGGTG TACAACCACATGGCCCTCCCACACCTCCTACCACCCCAAAAGCCGATCAGCACCAAGGCGCGAAACTGGAGAGCACGAGACAGAACATCGATTTCAGCAATGTGGACATATCAGAGCTCAGCAGTGATGTCATAGGCAACATGGGCACTTTTGACGTCCATGAGTTTGATCAGTATCTGCCGTTAAATGGCCACGCCTTTAACACGGAGAACAACAGCGGGCAGCACTCCAGTTCTGGCTGTTTCAGCACATCCTATCAACATCATCATCCCCACAGTAATGTTTTGACATGGAACAAGGGCTCAGGGTCACCATCCACATCCTCGCATAACAGCACAAACGAGTCAAGCCAACAAAGGCCGCTCattaaaacagaacaattaaGTCCCTCTCATTACGGAGTGTCTCACGGGTCACCGACCCAGTTTGAACTGGGCTCATCCTCATCCTCCGTCTCCAGCTCCCTCAATGACTGTTCCGACCTGCAGAGCTCTAGTTACTTCACTACATTTTCCAGGTACCCGACCGGCATTTATCAATATCCATATTTCCATTCGTCCAGACGATCGTATGTGACTCCTGTTATGAACAGTTTGTCAAGTCCATCTCACAGTCCTGGAGCAAGCTGGGAACAGCCGGTTTACACAACGTTAACTAGGCCATGA